CCCTAGCCTTCTACTGCTTCCCTAAGCAGCTGAATAGGTACCGCATTACGCTGCTCGTGCTATCGGTTGGCGTTTTGGGCGTCGCCTACGGCTCGTTCCTATCCATAAAGCTAATTGGAGGATGGTTCGTACAGGGCATATCGCTAAAGAACCAGATCATTTTTGTAACCCTTGCGGTGCTATCCTTTTTGCTACCCTTTGTTTTTGGAAAGAACTTCTACTGCACCTACGTGTGCCCCTTTGGCGCATCGCAGGAGCTGCTGGGTAGGATAAACCCCAAGAAGCTGGAGCTGCCCAAAAGCGTAACCACCATACTAGCCCGCACCCGCACTAAGGTTATGCTTCTGGTGCTGGGTATTGCCATCTTTGGCTCCACCATCGACGTTACCGGGGCCGAGCCCTTTACGCTGTTCTTCTTTGCCTCGGCCTCTAAAGGGGTTGTGGTAATGGCGGTTGCCTTCCTGCTGCTCTCCATTGCCATTCCAAGGGCATGGTGCCGCTTCTTCTGCCCTACCGGCGCGCTTATCGACTTCTTCCGCAAGGAGGCGAAGGATATCTTCCCCAAAAAGGTAACCTTCCAAACCCATCTGATTGCCCTTGCGGTTGCAGCGGCAGCAGTGCTGCTCTTTCTGGCATCGGCCATTTTTGCGTAATCCGGCAATCCTTAGATAGGCGAGGTTGCAACCAACATTTTTAGGCCAAACCGCCCGCTTGGAGAAGCGGTAGGCCACAAGTAAAGCGTTTTTACGAATCAACTTTAATACTGCCATAATGAAAAAGTTTTTGCTGATGACCCTACTCGTTGTTGGGGCCACATTCGCTCAGGCCGGCAAGGTAGAGCTCGCCAACTTGGCTAAGAACACCCCGAAGTTCGCGGGAAAGAGCGTTGAGTTCACCGGCAAGGTTTACTCCGTCTGCCCTAAGAGCGATAAGCGGATATTTGTTTCGCCTGAGAACGACAAAACCGTACGCATGGCCGTTGTGCTAAAGAGCGAATCGGCGGCCAACTTTAGGGGAAAGGTGGTTACCGTTAAGGGGAAGCTCAAAAAGGTGGCCTTTGTCGATCCCAAGCCCTGCGGTCGCTGCGATGGGCAGGATTGCGCCAGGAGCGTTTCCGACGGAGCTACCGCTACGTACTATGTGGAAGCATCGTCGGTGAAGTAGGCAGGGAATGACTGTAGCTCCTCGGGAAGCAATCGAAACCCTCCTGGTTACAAATACGGCAGAGAGGCATTTGTAACCGCCGCTAAACGGGAAACAGCACCACTCATAAAAGCGCAGCCACCACGGTTGCGCTTTATTTTTTGCTACTTTTGGTTGCACTCAGCAGACCGCTACTTAGCAAAGTCGAAGTTACAAACTTCGCCTAGCCTCGAGCGCTGATGTAAACT
This genomic interval from Acetobacteroides hydrogenigenes contains the following:
- a CDS encoding 4Fe-4S binding protein, whose amino-acid sequence is MKIANLRAKFPQLVVLLVIIAIVGIRTLQNGDGAKSKAESAPNEDVLSSLKGIIPEAAAIEHDGVEQWIIKNKNEEAIGKAIIAQQTTRKIIGYSGPIPMVIVLDKNDKVRGIELLENDETPEFLETVENEGFLEGWNGLVVAQAVGKNMDAVSGATYSSTAIGETVRQRLAEYAKTTAVAQKTDMKKIVTYISILVVILYALAFYCFPKQLNRYRITLLVLSVGVLGVAYGSFLSIKLIGGWFVQGISLKNQIIFVTLAVLSFLLPFVFGKNFYCTYVCPFGASQELLGRINPKKLELPKSVTTILARTRTKVMLLVLGIAIFGSTIDVTGAEPFTLFFFASASKGVVVMAVAFLLLSIAIPRAWCRFFCPTGALIDFFRKEAKDIFPKKVTFQTHLIALAVAAAAVLLFLASAIFA